The following coding sequences are from one Oryzisolibacter sp. LB2S window:
- a CDS encoding ABC transporter permease, translating into MNLSGLLAQLLNGLAGASTLFLVAAGLSLIFGVTRIVNFAHGSFYMLGLFVAYSSVEHLAPALGFWPALLLAPLAVGLLGAAVELLVLRRIYRASELLQLLATFALVLIIKDAALWLWGPEELLGPRAPGLEGAVMLLGRRFPAYDLFLIAVGPLVLLLLTLLLNRTRWGRLVRAATQDREMVGALGVNQSWLFTGVFALGALLAGLGGALQLPREPASLELDMLTIGAAFVVVVVGGMGSLPGAFVAALLIAELKAVCIWLGVVPIAGVAVAFPKLTLVVEFLVMAVVLVWRPWGLMGRPQATVRSLGASEAPPRGAGARAAAAWLLLAAALALLPLLLGARSYALVLLTDMAIAALFAASLHFILGPGGLHSFGHAAYFGLGAYGAALVTRAAGLPMGAALALGALLAACGALLYGWLCVRLSGVYLAMLTLAFAQITWAIAYQWDAVTGGSNGLAGVWPPDWAAQGAGFYWLVLALTAAGVYLLRRMLFAPLGWSLRAARDSAARAEAVGLHTRRVQWAAFAIAGAFAGLAGALSAFSKGGVAPDALAVTRSVDGLVMVLLGGVQQLAGPLVGAAVFTWLHDSLARETDYWRALLGAAMLLLVLLFPQGISGFAQMWRAQAAIKNKVTGGAA; encoded by the coding sequence GGCTGTCGCTGATCTTCGGCGTCACGCGCATCGTCAACTTCGCCCATGGCTCGTTCTACATGCTCGGGCTGTTCGTGGCCTATTCCAGCGTCGAGCATCTGGCGCCCGCGCTCGGCTTCTGGCCCGCGCTGCTGCTGGCGCCGCTGGCCGTGGGGCTGCTGGGCGCGGCCGTCGAGCTCCTGGTGCTGCGCCGCATCTACCGCGCGAGCGAGCTGCTGCAGCTTCTGGCCACGTTCGCGCTGGTGCTGATCATCAAGGACGCGGCGCTGTGGCTCTGGGGGCCGGAGGAGCTGCTCGGCCCGCGCGCGCCGGGGCTCGAGGGCGCGGTCATGCTGCTCGGGCGGCGCTTTCCGGCCTATGACCTGTTCCTGATCGCCGTCGGCCCGCTGGTGCTGCTGCTGCTCACGCTGCTGCTCAACCGCACGCGCTGGGGCCGCCTGGTGCGCGCCGCCACGCAGGACCGCGAGATGGTCGGCGCCCTGGGCGTGAACCAGTCCTGGCTGTTCACGGGCGTGTTCGCGCTCGGCGCGCTGCTCGCGGGCCTGGGCGGCGCGCTGCAGCTGCCGCGCGAGCCCGCGAGCCTGGAGCTCGACATGCTGACCATAGGCGCGGCCTTCGTCGTCGTGGTCGTGGGCGGCATGGGCTCGCTGCCCGGCGCCTTCGTGGCGGCGCTGTTGATCGCCGAGCTCAAGGCCGTCTGCATCTGGCTTGGCGTGGTGCCCATCGCCGGGGTGGCGGTGGCCTTCCCCAAGCTCACGCTGGTGGTGGAGTTCCTGGTCATGGCCGTGGTGCTCGTCTGGCGCCCCTGGGGCCTGATGGGCCGGCCCCAGGCCACGGTGCGCAGCCTGGGCGCGAGCGAGGCGCCGCCGCGCGGCGCGGGCGCGCGCGCGGCGGCCGCGTGGCTGCTGCTGGCGGCGGCGCTGGCGCTGCTGCCGTTGCTGCTGGGCGCGCGCAGCTACGCCCTGGTGCTGCTCACCGACATGGCGATCGCCGCGCTGTTTGCCGCGAGCCTGCATTTCATCCTCGGGCCGGGCGGGCTGCATTCGTTCGGCCATGCGGCCTACTTTGGCCTCGGGGCCTATGGCGCGGCGCTGGTCACGCGCGCGGCGGGCCTGCCCATGGGCGCGGCGCTGGCGCTGGGCGCGCTGCTCGCGGCCTGCGGCGCGCTGCTCTATGGCTGGCTGTGCGTGCGCCTGTCGGGCGTGTACCTGGCCATGCTCACGCTGGCCTTCGCGCAGATCACCTGGGCCATCGCCTACCAGTGGGACGCCGTCACGGGCGGCAGCAATGGCCTGGCCGGCGTCTGGCCACCCGACTGGGCCGCGCAGGGCGCGGGCTTTTACTGGTTGGTGCTGGCGCTGACCGCGGCCGGCGTCTATCTGCTGAGGCGCATGCTGTTTGCGCCGCTGGGCTGGTCGCTGCGCGCGGCGCGCGACTCGGCCGCGCGCGCCGAGGCCGTGGGCCTGCACACGCGCCGCGTGCAATGGGCGGCCTTTGCCATCGCCGGGGCGTTCGCGGGACTGGCCGGGGCGCTGTCGGCCTTCTCCAAGGGCGGCGTGGCGCCCGATGCGCTCGCGGTCACGCGCTCGGTCGACGGCCTGGTCATGGTGCTGCTGGGCGGCGTGCAGCAGCTCGCCGGGCCGCTCGTGGGCGCGGCGGTCTTCACCTGGCTGCACGACAGTCTGGCGCGCGAGACCGACTACTGGCGCGCGCTGCTCGGCGCCGCCATGCTGCTGCTGGTGCTGCTGTTTCCGCAGGGAATTTCTGGGTTTGCGCAGATGTGGCGGGCGCAAGCAGCTATCAAAAACAAAGTAACCGGGGGCGCCGCATGA
- a CDS encoding ATP-binding cassette domain-containing protein — protein sequence MSLLRVDGLCKSFGGVQAVQGLSFTLEPGELLALIGPNGAGKSTSFNLVGGQLAPDAGRVLLDGRDITGLPPRAIWRLGVGRTFQIAQTFASFTVLQNLQLALLSHDGRAWRWWRRAEHHRRADALALLDQVGMAAQAERPCSALAYGDVKRLELAMALAHGPRLLLMDEPTAGMAPAERLALMRLVQRLARERRMAVLFTEHSMDMVFGHADRVAVLVRGRLLAEGRPDAIRRDARVQAAYLGTENSEIDSCSRFTETPGRPKTPMLSVQGLNAWYGAAHVLHEVSLTVGRGEVVALMGRNGAGKSSTLKSIAGLMPRIQGRIDFLGRRIDGQPPHRIARAGLGYVPEDRRIFTELTVLENLDVGRQPPRHWPGGEPVPHWTPDKLFALFPNLGEMPRRPGGRMSGGEQQMLSVARTLMGQPYLVLLDEPSEGVAPLIVEQMARTIAALKARGMGIVLSEQNLPFAQSVADRAYVLEQGRIVHEAPMAELARDAAARRQFLGL from the coding sequence ATGAGCCTGCTGCGCGTCGACGGCCTGTGCAAGTCCTTTGGTGGCGTGCAGGCGGTGCAGGGCCTGTCGTTCACGCTCGAGCCCGGCGAGCTGCTGGCCCTCATCGGCCCCAACGGCGCGGGCAAGAGCACCAGCTTCAACCTGGTCGGCGGCCAGCTCGCGCCCGACGCCGGCCGCGTGCTGCTGGACGGGCGCGACATCACGGGCCTGCCGCCGCGCGCCATCTGGCGCCTGGGCGTGGGCCGCACCTTTCAGATTGCCCAGACCTTTGCGAGCTTCACGGTGCTGCAGAACCTGCAGCTTGCGCTGCTGTCGCACGACGGCCGCGCCTGGCGCTGGTGGCGCCGCGCCGAGCACCACCGCCGCGCCGACGCGCTGGCGCTGCTCGACCAGGTGGGCATGGCGGCGCAGGCCGAGCGGCCCTGCAGCGCGCTGGCCTATGGCGACGTCAAGCGCCTGGAGCTGGCCATGGCCCTGGCCCATGGGCCGCGCCTGTTGCTCATGGACGAGCCCACGGCCGGCATGGCCCCGGCCGAGCGCCTGGCGCTGATGCGGCTGGTGCAGCGCCTGGCGCGCGAGCGCCGCATGGCCGTGCTGTTCACCGAGCACAGCATGGACATGGTCTTCGGCCATGCCGACCGCGTCGCCGTGCTCGTGCGCGGCCGCCTGCTGGCCGAGGGCAGGCCGGACGCCATACGCCGGGACGCGCGCGTGCAGGCCGCGTATCTGGGCACGGAAAACTCTGAAATCGATAGCTGCTCGCGCTTTACTGAAACGCCTGGGAGGCCGAAAACACCAATGCTTTCGGTGCAGGGGCTGAACGCCTGGTACGGCGCGGCCCATGTGCTGCACGAGGTGTCGCTCACCGTGGGCCGCGGCGAGGTCGTGGCCCTGATGGGGCGCAACGGCGCGGGCAAGAGCAGCACGCTCAAGAGCATTGCCGGGCTGATGCCGCGCATCCAGGGCCGCATCGACTTCCTTGGCCGGCGCATCGACGGCCAGCCGCCGCACCGCATCGCGCGCGCGGGCCTCGGCTATGTGCCCGAGGACCGGCGCATCTTCACCGAGCTCACGGTGCTGGAAAACCTCGACGTCGGCCGCCAGCCGCCGCGCCATTGGCCGGGCGGCGAGCCCGTGCCGCACTGGACGCCCGACAAACTCTTTGCGCTGTTTCCCAACCTCGGCGAGATGCCGCGGCGCCCGGGCGGGCGCATGAGCGGCGGCGAGCAGCAGATGCTCAGCGTGGCGCGCACCCTCATGGGCCAGCCCTATCTGGTGCTGCTCGACGAGCCGTCCGAGGGCGTGGCCCCGCTCATCGTCGAGCAGATGGCGCGCACCATCGCCGCGCTCAAGGCGCGCGGCATGGGCATTGTGCTCAGCGAGCAGAACCTGCCGTTCGCCCAGTCCGTGGCCGACCGCGCCTATGTGCTCGAGCAGGGTCGCATCGTGCACGAGGCCCCGATGGCCGAGCTGGCGCGGGACGCCGCCGCGCGCAGGCAGTTCCTGGGTCTTTGA
- a CDS encoding C1 family peptidase produces MPTYLLRQGSQDPLVTRLRKALTVELGSAAGGYPDLNKGGTSFDATLDAALRFWQNGRGLIADGIVGPSNMLALGLADWPRLDCKLDVDSVHALFPATKPVNIARYLHYVTAALRALNLTGRDMVLAALGTIRAETEGFVPISEFQSKYNTAPGGAPFALYDGKLGNRRGEGAMFRGRGFVQLTGRVNYETYGAKLGIDLTAAPDLANAPEVAALLLALFLDAHKGAMQACLDKGDLKGARRLVNGGSHGLDRFQSVFALAQQALPAAAAVPAARAGKRVVAAAARRKAPAEEVPERQLNATADAPDLRDRPYIPPPISLDPEWPRADVVSKWLPAYAKAGLVLNQGREGACTGFGLAGVVNYLRWVRSGSPKTMESVSPRMFYNMARRYDEYAGENYEGSSCRGAIKGWFNHGVCLEEDWPYQATAQKPPRFGYAERARGTTVGVYYRIDTKSISDLQAAIMNVGAIYVSSYVHDGWQQVPTSSLPKNHASLPVIAFDGVPSRDAGHAYAFVGYNERGFVLQNSWGPDWGAHGFAVLSYEDWLQHAMDAWVVALGVPGLIGGGRNVPQAAAGRAATGRGWSESQTLDHVISVGNDGRMSRYLTTDERTRNLSYQVSVLPDQWFRTQAPQGKKRLLIYVHGGLNSEADGLKRARALGRLCEANGCYPLFVVWHTGLLESIGYYLEDWRAGRPAAAGIKEWLTERTDALIESTIGRTVVRALWSEMKENAGYAWQATRAGDLLARALGELKALWGDELEIHLMGHSAGSIWLGHMLTWLAKVQATPGAPSLRESVAGIHLYAPACTVDFANRHFADKALLAKTHIAVLSDSRERDDNTAYIYRKSLLYLVSNALEQDRRTPLLGLERALTGENDQSSWDGASTTGETLSIWRRAAAEARLKSRLTVVKDDRVLTAEPDVRIPASHGAFDNDLAIVGASLAQICGQPLPEPPRDLRGY; encoded by the coding sequence ATGCCGACCTATCTGTTGCGTCAGGGAAGTCAGGATCCATTGGTCACGCGCCTGCGCAAGGCGCTGACGGTCGAGCTCGGGAGCGCGGCCGGCGGCTATCCGGACCTGAACAAGGGCGGCACGAGCTTCGATGCCACGCTGGATGCGGCGCTGCGCTTCTGGCAGAACGGCCGCGGGCTCATCGCGGACGGCATCGTCGGGCCCAGCAACATGCTCGCGCTGGGGCTGGCCGACTGGCCGCGCCTCGATTGCAAGCTGGACGTGGACAGCGTCCATGCGCTGTTTCCCGCGACCAAGCCCGTCAACATCGCGCGCTACCTGCACTATGTGACGGCCGCGCTGCGCGCCCTGAATCTCACGGGCCGCGACATGGTGCTCGCGGCGCTGGGCACGATACGCGCCGAGACCGAGGGCTTTGTGCCCATCTCCGAGTTCCAGTCCAAGTACAACACCGCGCCCGGCGGCGCGCCGTTTGCGCTCTATGACGGCAAGCTGGGCAATCGTCGCGGCGAGGGCGCCATGTTCCGCGGGCGCGGCTTCGTGCAGCTCACGGGGCGCGTCAACTATGAAACCTATGGCGCCAAGCTGGGCATCGACCTGACCGCCGCGCCGGATCTGGCCAACGCCCCCGAGGTCGCGGCGCTGCTCCTTGCACTGTTCCTCGACGCGCACAAGGGCGCCATGCAGGCCTGCCTGGACAAGGGCGACCTCAAGGGCGCGCGCCGCCTCGTCAATGGCGGCTCGCACGGGCTGGACCGATTCCAAAGCGTGTTCGCGCTCGCGCAGCAGGCCCTGCCGGCCGCCGCCGCCGTGCCGGCGGCCCGCGCCGGCAAGCGTGTGGTGGCCGCGGCCGCGCGCAGGAAGGCGCCCGCGGAGGAGGTGCCCGAGCGCCAGCTCAACGCCACGGCCGACGCGCCCGACCTGCGCGACCGCCCCTACATCCCGCCCCCCATCAGCCTTGACCCCGAATGGCCCCGTGCCGACGTGGTGAGCAAGTGGCTGCCGGCCTATGCCAAGGCCGGCCTGGTGCTCAACCAGGGGCGCGAGGGCGCCTGCACAGGCTTTGGCCTCGCGGGCGTGGTCAACTACCTGCGCTGGGTGCGCAGTGGCTCACCCAAGACCATGGAGTCGGTCAGCCCGCGCATGTTCTACAACATGGCGCGGCGCTATGACGAGTACGCGGGCGAGAACTACGAGGGCTCGAGCTGCCGCGGCGCCATCAAGGGCTGGTTCAATCATGGCGTCTGCCTGGAGGAGGACTGGCCCTACCAGGCCACGGCGCAGAAGCCGCCAAGGTTCGGCTATGCCGAGCGTGCCCGTGGCACCACCGTGGGCGTGTACTACCGCATAGACACCAAGAGCATCTCGGACCTGCAGGCGGCCATCATGAACGTGGGCGCCATCTATGTCTCGAGCTACGTGCATGACGGCTGGCAGCAGGTGCCCACGAGCAGCCTGCCCAAGAACCACGCGAGCCTGCCCGTGATCGCCTTCGACGGCGTGCCCAGCCGCGACGCGGGCCATGCCTATGCGTTCGTGGGCTACAACGAACGCGGCTTCGTGCTGCAGAACTCCTGGGGCCCGGACTGGGGAGCGCATGGTTTTGCCGTGCTGAGCTACGAGGACTGGCTGCAGCACGCCATGGATGCCTGGGTCGTCGCCCTGGGCGTGCCGGGCCTGATAGGCGGCGGGCGCAACGTGCCGCAGGCCGCGGCCGGGCGCGCCGCGACGGGCCGGGGCTGGTCCGAGAGCCAGACGCTGGACCATGTGATCTCGGTCGGCAACGACGGCCGCATGAGCCGCTACCTGACCACCGACGAGCGCACGCGCAACCTCTCCTACCAGGTCAGCGTGTTGCCCGACCAGTGGTTTCGCACCCAGGCACCGCAGGGCAAAAAGCGCCTGCTGATCTACGTGCATGGCGGCCTCAACAGCGAGGCCGATGGGCTCAAGCGCGCGCGTGCGCTGGGGCGGCTGTGCGAGGCCAATGGCTGCTACCCGCTGTTCGTCGTCTGGCACACCGGGCTGCTCGAGAGCATCGGCTACTACCTCGAGGACTGGCGCGCCGGCCGCCCGGCCGCGGCCGGCATCAAGGAATGGCTGACCGAGCGCACCGACGCGCTGATCGAATCGACCATAGGCCGCACCGTGGTGCGCGCGCTTTGGAGCGAGATGAAGGAAAACGCCGGCTACGCCTGGCAGGCCACGCGCGCGGGCGACCTGCTGGCGCGCGCCCTGGGCGAGCTCAAGGCGCTCTGGGGCGACGAGCTGGAGATCCACCTCATGGGGCATTCGGCCGGCAGCATCTGGCTGGGCCATATGCTGACCTGGCTGGCCAAGGTGCAGGCCACGCCCGGTGCGCCCAGCCTGCGCGAGTCCGTGGCCGGCATACACCTCTACGCCCCGGCCTGCACGGTGGACTTTGCCAACCGACATTTCGCCGACAAGGCGCTGCTCGCCAAGACCCATATCGCCGTGCTCAGCGACTCGCGCGAGCGTGACGACAACACCGCCTACATCTATCGCAAGTCGCTGCTCTACCTGGTGTCCAACGCGCTCGAGCAGGACCGGCGCACGCCGCTGCTGGGCCTGGAGCGCGCCCTGACCGGCGAGAACGACCAGAGCAGCTGGGACGGCGCCTCCACCACGGGCGAGACCCTGTCCATCTGGCGCCGCGCCGCGGCCGAGGCCAGGCTCAAGTCGCGCCTGACGGTCGTGAAGGACGACCGGGTGCTCACGGCCGAGCCCGATGTGCGCATCCCCGCGAGCCATGGCGCCTTCGACAACGACCTGGCCATCGTCGGCGCCTCGCTCGCGCAGATTTGCGGCCAGCCGTTGCCCGAGCCGCCGCGTGACCTGCGCGGGTACTGA
- the bioB gene encoding biotin synthase BioB has translation MRAIAPKEKSPMTHATPTQDAAARPMQWHAPARPAAAPANARWTVEAIQALLDKPFLDLLFQAQTVHRAHWPAGEIELATLLSVKTGGCPENCGYCPQSASFETGVKAEKLMSVEEVTRAAQAAKDAGATRFCMGAAWRAPKDRDIEKMNALIGAVKGLGMQTCATLGMLQPHQARALREAGLDYYNHNLDTAPEYYQDVVSTRQYQDRLDTLQAVRDAGINVCCGGIIGMGEEVVHRAGLIAQLANMDPYPDSVPINSLVPVPGTPLADSDPVDPLDFVRVIAVARITMPRARVRLSAGRQQLGEAVQALCFMAGANSIFYGDKLLVTGNPDVQADTDLMRKLGLKGLEVAGG, from the coding sequence ATGCGCGCCATTGCGCCCAAGGAGAAATCGCCCATGACCCATGCCACGCCCACCCAGGATGCCGCCGCACGCCCCATGCAATGGCATGCGCCCGCCCGCCCCGCCGCCGCACCGGCCAACGCCCGCTGGACGGTGGAGGCCATCCAGGCCCTGCTGGACAAGCCGTTTCTGGACCTGCTGTTCCAGGCCCAGACCGTGCACCGCGCCCACTGGCCCGCGGGCGAGATCGAACTCGCCACGCTTCTGTCGGTAAAAACCGGCGGTTGCCCCGAGAACTGCGGCTATTGCCCGCAATCCGCGTCTTTCGAGACCGGCGTCAAGGCCGAGAAGCTCATGAGCGTGGAAGAGGTCACGCGCGCGGCACAGGCCGCCAAGGACGCGGGCGCCACGCGCTTTTGCATGGGCGCGGCCTGGCGCGCGCCCAAGGACCGCGACATCGAGAAGATGAACGCACTCATCGGCGCCGTGAAGGGCCTGGGCATGCAGACCTGCGCCACGCTGGGCATGCTGCAGCCGCACCAGGCGCGCGCGCTGCGCGAGGCCGGCCTGGATTACTACAACCACAACCTGGACACCGCGCCCGAGTACTACCAGGACGTCGTGAGCACGCGCCAGTACCAGGACCGGCTGGACACGCTGCAGGCCGTGCGCGACGCCGGCATCAACGTCTGCTGCGGCGGCATCATTGGCATGGGCGAGGAGGTGGTGCACCGCGCGGGCCTGATCGCCCAGCTCGCCAACATGGACCCCTACCCGGACTCCGTGCCCATCAACAGCCTGGTGCCCGTGCCCGGCACGCCGCTGGCCGACAGCGACCCCGTCGACCCGCTGGACTTCGTGCGCGTGATCGCCGTGGCGCGCATCACCATGCCGCGCGCGCGCGTGCGCCTGTCGGCCGGGCGCCAGCAGCTCGGCGAGGCCGTCCAGGCCCTGTGCTTCATGGCGGGCGCCAACTCCATCTTCTATGGCGACAAGCTGCTCGTGACCGGCAACCCCGACGTGCAGGCCGACACCGACCTCATGCGCAAGCTCGGGCTCAAGGGGCTGGAGGTGGCCGGGGGCTGA
- a CDS encoding ester cyclase: MQVNSKSVVRAFVDAINAKDWARLRAVLAPEFRRHSVAAGEPGVRSAEDLVAFLVAEYATFPDAHETLLDLVAEGDKVAARHLFRGTQLGPMGQFPPSEKVLEATYLAIYRLENGRIVEAWAEWDNLAGLKQLGHSAD, encoded by the coding sequence ATGCAGGTAAACAGCAAGTCCGTCGTCCGCGCCTTCGTTGATGCGATCAATGCGAAAGACTGGGCTCGCCTCCGCGCTGTTCTTGCTCCTGAGTTCAGGCGTCACAGCGTCGCCGCCGGCGAACCGGGTGTTCGTTCGGCTGAGGATCTTGTTGCTTTCCTGGTGGCGGAGTACGCAACGTTTCCCGACGCCCACGAAACTCTGCTTGACCTCGTGGCAGAGGGAGACAAGGTTGCCGCACGCCATCTGTTTCGTGGCACGCAGCTTGGTCCCATGGGTCAGTTCCCGCCGTCGGAAAAGGTGCTTGAAGCCACCTATCTCGCGATCTACCGTCTCGAGAACGGGCGCATCGTTGAGGCATGGGCCGAGTGGGACAACCTTGCTGGGCTCAAGCAGCTTGGTCACAGTGCAGACTAA
- a CDS encoding YifB family Mg chelatase-like AAA ATPase, translating to MSLALVQSRALLGLQAPSVTVEVHLANGLPSFALVGLADVEVKEARERVRSALQNAGLEFPANKKITVNLAPADLPKDSGRFDLPIALGILAASGQIDPARLGGWEFAGELSLSGQLRPVRGALATSLALRAQQLRLVLPPGSAEEAALVPGAEIWRARHLLDVVRHFLPAGSTPEPEPEGDDDGWRRMVAAPPAVHADGPDLADVKGQAAAKRALEIAATGAHGLLLVGPPGSGKSMLAQRFAGLLPPMQVEQALESAAIASLAGRFTPQQWMQRPTASPHHSCSAVALVGGGSPPRPGEISLAHEGVLFLDEFPEFARSALEALREPLESGRITIARAAQRAEFPARFQLVAAMNPCPCGFAGSTQRACRCTPDQVARYQGKLSGPLLDRIDLHVEVPQLPATELLGAPAGESSAAVRERVAQAHERALKRQGMPNQALQGRQLDEVVALDEAAARFLQTAATRLAWSARGTHRALKVARTIADLAGSGPVSVAHVAEAIQYRRVLRAQGS from the coding sequence ATGAGTCTTGCTTTGGTGCAAAGCCGCGCCCTGCTGGGCCTGCAGGCGCCCAGCGTCACCGTGGAGGTGCATCTGGCCAACGGCCTGCCGAGCTTTGCGCTCGTGGGCCTGGCCGATGTCGAGGTCAAGGAGGCGCGCGAGCGCGTGCGCTCGGCGCTGCAGAACGCGGGCCTGGAGTTCCCCGCGAACAAGAAGATCACCGTGAACCTGGCGCCGGCCGACCTGCCCAAGGACTCGGGGCGCTTCGACCTGCCGATCGCGCTGGGCATATTGGCCGCCAGCGGGCAGATTGACCCGGCGCGCTTGGGCGGCTGGGAGTTTGCGGGCGAGCTGTCGCTGTCGGGCCAACTACGCCCGGTGCGCGGCGCCCTGGCCACCAGCCTGGCGCTGCGCGCGCAGCAGCTGCGCCTGGTGCTGCCGCCGGGCAGCGCCGAGGAGGCGGCCCTGGTGCCCGGCGCCGAGATCTGGCGCGCGCGCCACCTGCTGGACGTGGTGCGGCATTTTCTGCCCGCGGGCAGCACGCCCGAACCCGAACCCGAGGGCGACGACGACGGCTGGCGGCGCATGGTGGCCGCGCCGCCCGCAGTCCATGCCGATGGCCCCGATCTCGCCGACGTCAAGGGCCAGGCCGCCGCCAAGCGCGCGCTGGAGATCGCGGCCACAGGAGCACATGGGCTGCTGCTTGTCGGCCCGCCGGGCTCGGGCAAGTCCATGCTCGCGCAGCGCTTTGCTGGCCTGCTGCCGCCCATGCAGGTGGAGCAGGCGCTCGAGAGCGCGGCCATCGCCAGCCTGGCCGGGCGCTTCACACCGCAGCAGTGGATGCAACGCCCGACGGCCAGCCCGCACCACAGCTGCAGCGCCGTGGCCCTGGTGGGCGGGGGCTCGCCGCCGCGGCCGGGCGAGATCTCGCTCGCGCACGAGGGCGTGCTGTTCCTCGACGAGTTCCCGGAGTTCGCGCGCAGCGCGCTCGAGGCCCTGCGCGAGCCGCTCGAGAGCGGGCGCATCACCATCGCGCGCGCGGCGCAGCGCGCCGAGTTCCCGGCGCGCTTTCAGCTCGTCGCCGCCATGAACCCCTGCCCCTGCGGCTTTGCCGGCTCCACCCAGCGCGCCTGCCGCTGCACACCCGACCAGGTGGCGCGCTACCAGGGCAAATTGAGCGGCCCGCTGCTCGACCGCATAGACCTGCATGTGGAGGTGCCGCAGCTGCCGGCCACGGAGCTGCTGGGTGCGCCCGCCGGGGAATCGAGCGCCGCCGTGCGCGAGCGCGTGGCCCAGGCGCACGAGCGTGCGCTCAAGCGCCAGGGCATGCCCAACCAGGCACTGCAGGGCCGTCAGCTCGACGAGGTGGTGGCGCTCGACGAGGCCGCCGCGCGCTTTCTGCAGACGGCCGCCACACGCCTGGCCTGGTCGGCGCGCGGCACGCACCGCGCCCTCAAGGTGGCGCGCACGATTGCCGACCTCGCGGGCTCGGGCCCGGTGAGCGTGGCTCATGTGGCCGAGGCCATACAGTACCGGCGGGTGCTGCGTGCACAGGGCAGTTGA
- a CDS encoding TorF family putative porin has product MPYATLKSLSLALVAAAMPMLASAELTANVSLTSNYKFRGQDQDVNRIKGFNPAIQGGFDYTFGESGFYLGNWNSSVDWLAGNSIESDFYGGYKFKAGEVDLDVGALTYLYHGNNNGNTTELYGAATWGPFTAKYSHTVSKDYFGWAGAKSSGNRGRGTGYLNLAFAKEVAPAVTLKAAVGYTRFAGDIKDLGVPNYVDYSLGGAYDFGSGLSLSAAVAGANKKGFFGDANKARLIVTLTKTL; this is encoded by the coding sequence ATGCCCTACGCAACCCTGAAGTCCCTGAGCCTGGCCCTTGTGGCGGCCGCCATGCCCATGCTGGCCAGCGCCGAGCTGACGGCCAACGTCTCGCTGACGAGCAACTACAAGTTTCGTGGTCAGGACCAGGACGTGAACCGCATCAAGGGCTTCAACCCGGCCATCCAGGGGGGCTTCGACTACACCTTTGGCGAGAGCGGCTTCTACCTGGGCAACTGGAACTCCAGCGTGGACTGGCTCGCGGGCAATTCCATCGAGTCCGATTTCTACGGCGGCTACAAATTCAAGGCCGGCGAGGTGGATCTGGACGTCGGTGCGCTCACCTACCTCTACCACGGCAACAACAACGGCAACACCACCGAGCTGTACGGCGCGGCCACCTGGGGCCCGTTCACGGCCAAGTATTCGCACACCGTGTCCAAGGACTACTTCGGCTGGGCCGGCGCCAAGTCCTCGGGCAACCGCGGCCGCGGCACGGGCTATCTGAACCTGGCGTTCGCCAAGGAAGTGGCGCCCGCCGTCACGCTCAAGGCCGCCGTGGGCTACACGCGCTTTGCCGGCGACATCAAGGACCTGGGCGTGCCCAACTATGTCGATTACAGCCTCGGCGGTGCCTATGACTTCGGCTCCGGCCTGTCGCTGTCCGCGGCCGTCGCGGGCGCCAACAAGAAGGGCTTTTTTGGCGACGCGAACAAGGCGCGCCTGATCGTCACCCTCACCAAGACCCTGTAA
- the glnK gene encoding P-II family nitrogen regulator, with amino-acid sequence MKMITAVIKPFKLDEVREALSDIGVQGITVTEVKGFGRQKGHTELYRGAEYVVDFLPKVKVEAAVADELAERVIEAIEGAARTGKIGDGKIFVSDLEQVVRIRTGETGGQAL; translated from the coding sequence ATGAAAATGATCACCGCCGTCATCAAACCCTTCAAGCTCGACGAGGTGCGCGAGGCGCTGTCCGACATCGGCGTGCAGGGCATCACCGTCACCGAGGTCAAGGGCTTTGGCCGCCAGAAGGGCCACACCGAGCTCTACCGCGGGGCCGAATATGTCGTGGACTTCCTGCCCAAGGTCAAGGTCGAGGCCGCCGTGGCCGACGAGCTGGCCGAGCGCGTCATCGAGGCCATCGAGGGCGCGGCCCGCACCGGCAAGATCGGCGACGGGAAGATCTTCGTCTCCGACCTGGAGCAGGTCGTGCGCATCCGCACCGGCGAGACCGGTGGACAGGCCCTGTAA